One stretch of Cygnus olor isolate bCygOlo1 chromosome 1, bCygOlo1.pri.v2, whole genome shotgun sequence DNA includes these proteins:
- the RPS11 gene encoding 40S ribosomal protein S11 codes for MADTQTERAYQKQPTIFQNKKRVLLGEGGKEKLPRYYKNIGLGFKTPKEAIEGTYIDKKCPFTGNVSIRGRILSGVVTKMKMQRTIVIRRDYLHYIRKYNRFEKRHKNMSVHLSPCFRDVQIGDIVTVGECRPLSKTVRFNVLKVTKAAGTKKQFQKF; via the exons ATGGCGGACACGCAG ACCGAGCGGGCCTACCAGAAGCAGCCCACGATCTTCCAGAACAAGAAGCGGGTGCTGCTGGGCGAGGGCGGCAAGGAGAAGTTGCCCCGCTACTACAAGAACATCGGCCTCGGCTTCAAGACTCCCAAGGAG GCTATTGAGGGCACCTACATTGATAAGAAGTGCCCCTTCACTGGTAATGTCTCCATCCGTGGCCGAATCCTGTCAG GTGTGGTTACCAAGATGAAGATGCAGCGCACCATTGTCATCCGTCGGGACTACTTGCACTACATCCGCAAGTACAACCGATTTGAAAAGCGCCATAAGAACATGTCTGTGCATCTCTCCCCCTGCTTCAG GGATGTCCAGATTGGGGACATCGTCACCGTTGGAGAGTGCCGTCCCCTCAGCAAGACTGTCCGGTTCAATGTCCTCAAAGTCACAAAGGCTGCTGGTACCAAGAAGCAATTCCAGAAGTTTTAA